One window of Anas acuta chromosome 23, bAnaAcu1.1, whole genome shotgun sequence genomic DNA carries:
- the CLDN25 gene encoding putative claudin-25, whose product MAWSCNTKVQLGAMFLALFGWVSSCVTTFVPLWKNLNLDLNELEIWTMGLWQVCIVQEEGATECKAHDSFLALPLELRVSRILMCLSNGLGLLGFLLASLGLDCWKTCEGKPDLKKWLLLAGGAAFGMSGITTLAPVSWVAYNTVLEFWDETIPNIVPRWEFGEAMFLGWFAGFFLAAGGLLLIYTTCLNRTETLAVPSAVCLQRPAMEGPAGTSPWGHRSHPKAADLVI is encoded by the coding sequence ATGGCGTGGAGCTGCAACACAAAGGTCCAACTGGGTGCAATGTTTCTCGCGCTCTTCGGGTGGGTCTCGTCCTGTGTCACCACTTTCGTGCCACTCTGGAAGAACCTCAACTTGGACTTAAACGAGCTGGAGATCTGGACCATGGGGCTCTGGCAGGTCTGCATAGTCCAGGAGGAGGGAGCGACAGAGTGCAAAGCCCACGACTCCTTCCTCGCTTTGCCGCTGGAGCTGCGTGTGTCCCGAATCCTCATGTGCCTCTCCAATGGGCTGGGGCTTCTCGGATTCCTCCTCGCCAGTTTGGGCTTGGACTGCTGGAAAACATGCGAAGGAAAACCTGATCTAAAGAAATGGCTCCTGCTTGCTGGAGGGGCGGCTTTCGGCATGTCAGGGATCACCACACTGGCGCCGGTCTCCTGGGTCGCCTATAACACGGTCCTTGAGTTTTGGGACGAAACCATTCCCAACATCGTCCCGCGTTGGGAATTCGGGGAGGCGATGTTCCTGGGGTGGTTTGCTGGATTCTTCCTTGCAGCAGGTGGGTTGCTTCTTATCTACACCACCTGCTTAAACAGGACTGAGACGCTGGCTGTGCCTTCAGCAGTCTGCCTGCAGCGCCCAGCGATGGAAGGTCCAGCTGGGACATCTCCATGGGGTCACCGCTCACACCCCAAAGCCGCAGACCTGGTAATTTAA
- the LOC137843761 gene encoding G protein-activated inward rectifier potassium channel 4-like isoform X1: MAAVLTAAGSGTEPQWERDLCTHNGVGGCWLLREESRGRRNSIPPAQAPTARHMLAYLPRPPTDTSRYGTFPQKPKGPATPALLVDDGQQQEATNAAEKRVLVPNDLHPPYSTDIPGEPALLQRRADSEDMVPVRRWPSISISTVDLPKHRRTSRQDPLPVPRDVSSRWYPRHTRSVPTIPSPVQSKTPTRSIVSIPSAERLQTRRCKLMEDERPLGLASKQQRQRYVTKVGKCQVNLGNIQEKKRFLSDIFTTIVDLKYRWFLFVFMMCYIVTWVAFGTIYFFDAWLRGDIDHIGDPEWKACIENVDNFISALLFSVESQRTIGYGSRIVTANCAEGVILLMAQSIIGSMIDALMVGCMFVKISRPKKRAQTLIFSKNCVISHRDEKLCLMFRIGDLRESHMVDAKIRAKLIKSRQTKEGEFIPLEQSELNLGYDTGEDRLFLVEPQIICHVINQRSPFWDMSAESLRREQFEIIIILEGIVEATGMTCQARTSYTEDEILWGYRFEPCMWLEKGAFRVDYSRFELTFEVQTPAASAKEMQEMAELQRRGRDVNVPVPVPVPVPGLGWTPPPL, from the exons ATGGCTGCCGTGCTGACCGCCGCTGGCAGCGGCACGGAGCCGCAGTGGGAACGTGACCTCTGCACCCACAATGGCGtgggtggctgctggctgctccgCGAGGAGTCCCGGGGCCGCAGGAACTCCATCCCACCCGCACAGGCGCCCACGGCCAGGCACATGCTGGCCTACCTGCCGCGGCCACCCACCGACACCAGCCGCTACGGCACCTTCCCCCAGAAG CCCAAAGGCCCAGCCACACCTGCGCTCCTGGTGGATGACGGCCAACAGCAAGAGGCCACCAACGCTGCTGAGAAAAGGGTCCTAGTCCCAAACGATCTCCACCCGCCCTACAGCACTGATATCCCCGGCGAGCCGGCTCTGCTTCAGAGACGAGCAGACTCAGAGGACATGGTACCCGTCAGGCGCTGGCCCAGCATCTCCATCAGCACCGTTGACCTGCCCAAGCACCGCCGCACGTCGCGCCAGGACCCGCTGCCCGTGCCACGGGATGTCTCCTCCCGCTGGTACCCGCGGCACACGCGCAGCGTGCCCAccatccccagccccgtgcAGAGCAAAACGCCCACCCGGAGCATCGTCTCCATCCCCTCCGCGGAGAGGCTGCAGACGCGGCGCTGCAAGCTGATGGAGGACGAGCGGCCGCTCGGCCTGGCAAgcaagcagcagaggcagcgcTACGTCACCAAAGTAGGCAAGTGCCAGGTGAACCTGGGCAACATCCAGGAGAAGAAGAGGTTCCTCTCAGACATTTTCACCACTATCGTGGACCTCAAGTACCGCTGGTTCCTCTTCGTGTTCATGATGTGCTATATTGTCACCTGGGTTGCCTTTGGCACCATCTATTTCTTTGACGCATGGCTAAGGGGCGACATCGACCACATCGGCGATCCAGAGTGGAAGGCGTGCATCGAGAACGTGGACAATTTCATATCTGCCTTACTCTTCTCTGTGGAAAGTCAGAGGACCATTGGCTACGGCTCCAGGATCGTGACAGCCAACTGTGCCGAGGGCGTCATCCTGCTGATGGCACAGTCCATCATCGGGTCCATGATCGATGCCCTGATGGTGGGCTGCATGTTCGTCAAGATCTCCAGGCCCAAGAAGCGTGCCCAGACCTTAATCTTCAGCAAAAACTGCGTCATCTCCCACCGAGACGAGAAGCTCTGCCTGATGTTCCGCATCGGGGACCTGCGGGAGAGCCACATGGTGGACGCAAAAATAAGAGCCAAACTGATCAAATCCAGGCAGACCAAAGAAGGGGAGTTCATCCCCTTGGAGCAGTCGGAGCTGAACCTGGGCTACGACACCGGGGAGGACAGGCTGTTCCTGGTGGAGCCCCAGATCATCTGCCACGTTATCAACCAGCGCAGCCCCTTCTGGGACATGTCGGCGGAGTCGCTGAGGAGGGAGCAGTTCGAGATCATCATCATCCTCGAGGGCATTGTGGAGGCCACGG GGATGACGTGCCAGGCCCGCACCTCGTACACCGAGGACGAGATCCTGTGGGGGTACCGCTTCGAGCCCTGCATGTGGCTGGAGAAGGGCGCCTTCCGCGTGGACTACAGCCGCTTCGAGCTCACCTTCGAGGTGCAGACCCCGGCGGCCAGCGCCAAGGAGATGCAGGAGATGGCGGAGCTGCAGCGCCGGGGCCGTGACGTGAACGTGCCCGTACCCGTACCCGTGCCTGTGCCCGGCCTGGGCTGGACCCCACCACCCCTCTGA
- the LOC137843761 gene encoding G protein-activated inward rectifier potassium channel 4-like isoform X2 has product MAAVLTAAGSGTEPQWERDLCTHNGVGGCWLLREESRGRRNSIPPAQAPTARHMLAYLPRPPTDTSRYGTFPQKPKGPATPALLVDDGQQQEATNAAEKRVLVPNDLHPPYSTDIPGEPALLQRRADSEDMVPVRRWPSISISTVDLPKHRRTSRQDPLPVPRDVSSRWYPRHTRSVPTIPSPVQSKTPTRSIVSIPSAERLQTRRCKLMEDERPLGLASKQQRQRYVTKVGKCQVNLGNIQEKKRFLSDIFTTIVDLKYRWFLFVFMMCYIVTWVAFGTIYFFDAWLRGDIDHIGDPEWKACIENVDNFISALLFSVESQRTIGYGSRIVTANCAEGVILLMAQSIIGSMIDALMVGCMFVKISRPKKRAQTLIFSKNCVISHRDEKLCLMFRIGDLRESHMVDAKIRAKLIKSRQTKEGEFIPLEQSELNLGYDTGEDRLFLVEPQIICHVINQRSPFWDMSAESLRREQFEIIIILEGIVEATGE; this is encoded by the exons ATGGCTGCCGTGCTGACCGCCGCTGGCAGCGGCACGGAGCCGCAGTGGGAACGTGACCTCTGCACCCACAATGGCGtgggtggctgctggctgctccgCGAGGAGTCCCGGGGCCGCAGGAACTCCATCCCACCCGCACAGGCGCCCACGGCCAGGCACATGCTGGCCTACCTGCCGCGGCCACCCACCGACACCAGCCGCTACGGCACCTTCCCCCAGAAG CCCAAAGGCCCAGCCACACCTGCGCTCCTGGTGGATGACGGCCAACAGCAAGAGGCCACCAACGCTGCTGAGAAAAGGGTCCTAGTCCCAAACGATCTCCACCCGCCCTACAGCACTGATATCCCCGGCGAGCCGGCTCTGCTTCAGAGACGAGCAGACTCAGAGGACATGGTACCCGTCAGGCGCTGGCCCAGCATCTCCATCAGCACCGTTGACCTGCCCAAGCACCGCCGCACGTCGCGCCAGGACCCGCTGCCCGTGCCACGGGATGTCTCCTCCCGCTGGTACCCGCGGCACACGCGCAGCGTGCCCAccatccccagccccgtgcAGAGCAAAACGCCCACCCGGAGCATCGTCTCCATCCCCTCCGCGGAGAGGCTGCAGACGCGGCGCTGCAAGCTGATGGAGGACGAGCGGCCGCTCGGCCTGGCAAgcaagcagcagaggcagcgcTACGTCACCAAAGTAGGCAAGTGCCAGGTGAACCTGGGCAACATCCAGGAGAAGAAGAGGTTCCTCTCAGACATTTTCACCACTATCGTGGACCTCAAGTACCGCTGGTTCCTCTTCGTGTTCATGATGTGCTATATTGTCACCTGGGTTGCCTTTGGCACCATCTATTTCTTTGACGCATGGCTAAGGGGCGACATCGACCACATCGGCGATCCAGAGTGGAAGGCGTGCATCGAGAACGTGGACAATTTCATATCTGCCTTACTCTTCTCTGTGGAAAGTCAGAGGACCATTGGCTACGGCTCCAGGATCGTGACAGCCAACTGTGCCGAGGGCGTCATCCTGCTGATGGCACAGTCCATCATCGGGTCCATGATCGATGCCCTGATGGTGGGCTGCATGTTCGTCAAGATCTCCAGGCCCAAGAAGCGTGCCCAGACCTTAATCTTCAGCAAAAACTGCGTCATCTCCCACCGAGACGAGAAGCTCTGCCTGATGTTCCGCATCGGGGACCTGCGGGAGAGCCACATGGTGGACGCAAAAATAAGAGCCAAACTGATCAAATCCAGGCAGACCAAAGAAGGGGAGTTCATCCCCTTGGAGCAGTCGGAGCTGAACCTGGGCTACGACACCGGGGAGGACAGGCTGTTCCTGGTGGAGCCCCAGATCATCTGCCACGTTATCAACCAGCGCAGCCCCTTCTGGGACATGTCGGCGGAGTCGCTGAGGAGGGAGCAGTTCGAGATCATCATCATCCTCGAGGGCATTGTGGAGGCCACGGGTGAGTGA